Proteins from one Impatiens glandulifera chromosome 2, dImpGla2.1, whole genome shotgun sequence genomic window:
- the LOC124923859 gene encoding auxin response factor 19-like → MPPAGVGPSAAIPISNTAEGEKKSINPELWQACAGPLVNLPAAETYVVYFPQGHSEQVAASMKKDVDAQIPNYPNLPSKIICLLHNVTLHADPETDEVYAQMTLQPVPSFDKESLLRSDLSMKTIKPQTEFFCKTLTASDTSTHGGFSVPRRAAEKIFPSLDFNLQPPAQELRARDLHDNEWTFRHIYRGQPKRHLLTTGWSLFVSGKRLFAGDSVLFIRDEKQQLLLGIRRANRQPTNLSSSVLSSDSMHIGILAAAAHAAANYSPFTVFFNPRASPSEFVIPLAKYYRAACSNQISLGMRFRMMFETEESGTRRYMGTITGISDLDPIRWKGSQWRNLQVGWDESTAGEKRNRVSIWEIEPVTAPFFICPTPPFFRPKRPRQPGMPDDDSCDVENSFKRSTMPWLGGGDDLGMKDTHSLPGLSLVQWMNMQQQQQQHNPSSLAMGNSMQPTNYMNSPVLQNFGGSQMGLQSNQVSHFNSHKPPPLQQPSSMNPLGSILQHQHQQQQQHQLADISQQTKQSLINHQNLPSMSTNDVLHQQPQPTSISNHQLQRNMSSSNFQQQQQFLTQNQQQNLMSNSQLHDPVSQQLQFSENQYKLQFLQKLQQQQQVLLAQQSSQQQQLPEASQNFSRSTTSSQMLEMHQTSTTHLTPQPGLPKIDSQHNIRFSKPTSNQLSAANGGQSVITDDVPSCSTSPSTNNCNNRIQRHTSLGDDMTTHSSAILFGSSGLESISANNSLIKDLQLKPDAKSSMNITSKSQSQGFLAPSTTYMSVGGGGQMDYLDTSSATSVCLSQNDLHLQPQNATTMTYNNTQTMLFRDTGTQDDEVLHIESQLGGIPMIPEPLLPKTNVGDGGILSNYEGVKDLQQELSSSMVSEPFGVPDIGFNSLDSPINDNNFLNRGSWAPPPPPQLQRIRTYTKVYKRGAVGRSIDIGRYSGYEELKQDLARRFGIEGQLEDRHRVGWKLVYVDHENDVLLVGDDPWEEFVNCVRCIKILSPQEVQQMSLDGDFGNNVLPNPAGSSSDGGNV, encoded by the exons ATGCCGCCCGCCGGCGTTGGACCCTCCGCCGCCATACCCATCTCCAATACAGCCGAAG GAGAGAAAAAGAGTATAAATCCAGAGTTATGGCAGGCCTGTGCCGGGCCGTTGGTGAACCTGCCGGCGGCAGAAACCTATGTTGTCTATTTCCCACAAGGCCACAGCGAACag gtTGCTGCTTCTATGAAGAAGGATGTTGATGCTCAGATTCCAAATTATCCAAATCTCCCTTCAAAAATCATTTGTCTTCTTCATAATGTCACGTTGCAT GCTGATCCAGAAACAGATGAAGTTTATGCTCAAATGACCCTTCAACCAGTTCCTTCG TTTGACAAAGAATCGCTTCTGAGATCGGATCTGTCGATGAAAACGATCAAACCTCAGACCGAATTCTTCTGTAAAACGTTAACAGCAAGCGACACTAGTACACACGGAGGTTTCTCAGTTCCTCGTCGAGCTGCTGAAAAAATATTCCCATCTCTT GATTTCAATTTGCAACCTCCTGCTCAAGAATTGAGGGCGAGAGATTTGCACGATAACGAATGGACCTTTCGCCATATCTACCGag GCCAACCAAAAAGGCATTTACTCACAACTGGTTGGAGTCTCTTTGTTAGTGGGAAGAGGTTGTTTGCTGGTGACTCGGTTCTGTTCATTCGAGATGAGAAGCAACAACTTCTTTTGGGAATCAGACGGGCTAATCGACAACCAACGAATCTTTCGTCTTCTGTTTTGTCGAGCGATAGTATGCATATTGGTATCTTGGCAGCTGCAGCCCATGCAGCAGCTAACTATAGTCCTTTCACGGTCTTCTTCAATCCAAG AGCAAGCCCTTCAGAATTTGTGATTCCTTTAGCTAAGTACTATAGAGCAGCATGCAGCAATCAAATATCTTTGGGAATGCGTTTTCGAATGATGTTTGAAACCGAGGAATCGGGTACTAGAAG GTATATGGGAACAATAACTGGCATAAGTGATCTTGATCCTATTAGATGGAAAGGCTCTCAATGGAGAAACTTGCAG GTTGGATGGGATGAATCGACCGCAGGTGAAAAACGTAACCGTGTATCCATATGGGAAATTGAACCTGTGACGGCTCCTTTCTTTATTTGTCCTACTCCTCCGTTTTTTCGACCCAAACGCCCTAGACAACCTGGAATGCCCG ATGACGATTCTTGTGATGTAGAGAATTCGTTTAAGAGATCGACGATGCCATGGTTAGGCGGTGGTGATGATTTAGGCATGAAGGATACTCACTCGCTTCCTGGTCTAAGCTTAGTCCAATGGATGAAcatgcaacaacaacaacaacaacataaTCCTTCTTCTTTAGCGATGGGGAATTCAATGCAGCCAACAAATTACATGAATTCGCCCGTTCTTCAGAACTTTGGTGGATCCCAAATGGGATTGCAATCAAACCAAGTTTCACATTTTAATTCTCATAAGCCGCCTCCATTACAGCAACCTTCATCTATGAATCCCTTAGGTTCCATCTTACAGCAtcaacatcaacaacaacaacaacatcagTTGGCCGATATTAGCCAGCAAACGAAACAGAGTCTAATTAATCATCAAAATCTGCCATCGATGTCCACGAACGATGTTCTTCATCAGCAACCACAGCCAACTTCCATTTCAAACCATCAGCTTCAAAGAAACATGTCGTCGTCTAATTTTCAACAGCAGCAACAGTTTCTCACGCAAAACCAACAGCAGAATTTGATGTCAAACTCTCAGCTTCACGACCCGGTTTCGCAGCAGTTACAGTTCTCGGAGAATCAATATAAGCTCCAATTCTTACAGAAGCTGCAGCAACAACAACAAGTTCTTTTAGCCCAACAATCatctcaacaacaacaacttccggAAGCATCTCAGAACTTCTCTAGATCAACGACATCTAGCCAAATGCTCGAAATGCATCAAACAAGCACAACACATCTCACCCCTCAGCCTGGTCTGCCAAAAATCGATAGCCAACATAATATCAGATTCTCAAAGCCAACGAGCAATCAACTCTCGGCAGCAAATGGAGGACAGTCTGTAATAACCGACGATGTTCCTTCTTGTTCAACATCGCCTTCCACAAACAATTGCAACAACAGAATCCAAAGACATACAAGCTTGGGAGACGACATGACGACTCATTCGTCTGCCATTCTCTTCGGTTCTAGCGGTTTGGAGTCTATTTCCGCTAACAATAGCTTGATTAAAGACTTGCAGTTAAAACCCGATGCTAAAAGTTCGATGAATATCACAAGCAAGAGTCAAAGCCAAGGATTTTTAGCCCCATCAACTACATACATGAGTGTTGGCGGAGGAGGACAAATGGATTATTTGGACACATCATCAGCTACCTCGGTTTGTCTCTCGCAGAATGACTTACATTTACAACCGCAGAATGCCACAACAATGACATATAATAATACTCAAACGATGTTATTTAGAGACACGGGTACCCAAGACGATGAGGTTTTGCATATCGAAAGCCAATTGGGAGGAATACCTATGATTCCCGAACCTTTGCTCCCGAAAACAAATGTCGGTGACGGAGGAATTCTTTCCAACTATGAAGGAGTTAAAGATCTTCAACAAGAACTTTCTTCATCAATGGTTTCCGAACCATTTGGAGTTCCCGATATTGGTTTCAACTCCCTCGATTCTCCCATAAACGACAATAACTTCCTCAACCGAGGTTCTTGGGCGCCACCACCTCCTCCCCAACTTCAGAGAATAAGAACATATACCAAG GTTTACAAGCGTGGAGCGGTTGGAAGATCGATTGACATAGGTCGTTACTCTGGATACGAGGAGCTAAAACAAGATCTAGCTCGTAGATTTGGTATTGAAGGGCAGCTCGAGGATAGACATCGTGTTGGATGGAAACTTGTTTATGTTGATCACGAAAATGATGTCCTTCTTGTTGGAGATGATCCTTGGGA GGAATTTGTTAATTGTGTTCGATGTATTAAGATTCTTTCTCCTCAAGAAGTTCAACAGATGAGCCTAGACGGAGATTTTGGCAACAATGTTCTTCCAAATCCGGCTGGAAGCAGCTCTGATGGTggaaatgtataa